The sequence ACATTTACCGTAAATAAGGTCGGGTTGGTTACAACCCGTCTGCACAACATGAAAGAGGGCGACGTGATGGGCATCCGCGGGCCCCTTGGCAACTGGTATCCATGGGAAGAGATGGAGGGGAAGAATGTTGTCATCATAGGCGGCGGATTTGCCTTTACCACATTGAGATCCAGTATTGTCTATATGCTCCATCCGGAAAACCGTTCCAGGTTCAAGGATATTTCCGTGGTATACGGTGCCAGGACCCCTGGCATGCTGCTTTACAAGGATGAGCTTGCGGAGTGGGAGCAGAGGAATGATATCCAGATGCACATTACTGTGGATGGAACGGATGATCCGGAATGGAAATACAACATAGGTTTTGTCCCCACCATCACGGAGCAGAAAATTACCAGTGCGGATGACGCCATTGCCATCGTATGCGGCCCGCCCATCATGATCAAGTTTACTCAACCTGTGCTTGAAAAAGTGGGGTTCCCCCCGGAGAGGATCATTCTCTCCCTTGAAATGCGCATGAAGTGCGGTATCGGCATGTGCGGCCGCTGCAATATCGGCGACAAGTTCGTGTGCAAGGACGGTCCTGTCTTCTCCCTGGCCCAGCTTAAGAATATGCCTCCGGAATATTAGGGAAAGCCGGGTTTTATGCATTACTTAAATTAAACGGACAGTATATGCTGTTGATATTAAAAGAGGATATTGGTAGGTGGCAGGACAATTGATGCGTTGCTGTGCACAACACTCCATTGAGCTTTAAGGACAAAATTGTCTATTTCCAATTTTCCAGATTGAAGTCTTCAGCAAAGGGGTTCACAAAACGGACTCCTTCAACGACGGCTCCCGCATCGAAATCTTCACTGAAAATTACCGGAATCTGATACAATCTCGCTGACGCCCAGATTTGAGCATCCCAATAGGACATCTTGTATGTGCAAACGCCACGCACGGCCTCCAACACGATCGGCCCCGTTACATCTATTACCTCACAAGACATGAGGTAATTCTGAATCCGTTCGTAGGCATCTTCCACAGTAAGCGGAGGATCAAGCCTGCGTGTGGCATTTACAAAAAATTCGACCAGTACCTGTGGGGTAAGAGCTCCGATGCGCCATGTAATAAGGCGATCCAGAACCGCCAATGCCTTCGGTTGTTTTACCGGCTCGGCCCTGTCATAGGCGTACAGCAATATATTTGTGTCTATCAAGATCCTATCGGCCATAGCGAGAGAGTCTCTCTTCATAGGCGTCTTCCCGCCTGAATTTACGACCTCCTGAAACGGGACCACCGGCCATCCGCTCAGCGATAAAGGCCTTTTCCCGCTCCCAGGCCTCCAGATTCCGAACTCCGGAATGCACAAGAACAACCTGGGCATCTATAGCCCTGCGTATCACTTCTGCCTCAGTAATACCCAGCATGCGCGAGCGTTTCTTGAGTACAGTGTCTTGCATGGGTTCGATATACACCTGCTTGCGGATCATCTGCACCATTACCATATCTCCTTTTCATTATATACATTATTTTATACATTACATATTGGTCTATCAAGAAACCGATTCCTTGAGATCAGATTAGACCTGGTCCTATACTAATGCCTGACATCCATCTCTCGTCCCAGTCAAAGTTCTCGATCTGACGCCGGTTTTGGGATACATATTAAACCAATAAATTCAAACAATGGGATGGATCCTGGGGGTGGGGGAAAGGCCTAGACTA is a genomic window of Deltaproteobacteria bacterium containing:
- a CDS encoding heterodisulfide reductase subunit F, which gives rise to MENPYLPYPVRIDKIVTETEDRNLKTFRLVFLNSKDEEKFSYIPGQFAELSIAGRGECPIGIASSPTEKGHVTFTVNKVGLVTTRLHNMKEGDVMGIRGPLGNWYPWEEMEGKNVVIIGGGFAFTTLRSSIVYMLHPENRSRFKDISVVYGARTPGMLLYKDELAEWEQRNDIQMHITVDGTDDPEWKYNIGFVPTITEQKITSADDAIAIVCGPPIMIKFTQPVLEKVGFPPERIILSLEMRMKCGIGMCGRCNIGDKFVCKDGPVFSLAQLKNMPPEY
- a CDS encoding PIN domain nuclease codes for the protein MADRILIDTNILLYAYDRAEPVKQPKALAVLDRLITWRIGALTPQVLVEFFVNATRRLDPPLTVEDAYERIQNYLMSCEVIDVTGPIVLEAVRGVCTYKMSYWDAQIWASARLYQIPVIFSEDFDAGAVVEGVRFVNPFAEDFNLENWK